A stretch of the Dichotomicrobium thermohalophilum genome encodes the following:
- a CDS encoding phasin family protein — protein sequence MSEQWTNTPAPGAQDTGFSPAQVAAPTPNFSAEVGETPEAIRAYAEKTLAQLRESYTQARQAMEDATAAMEASLDQATKGSTELNNKVMELTQRNLNAGFEFARKLASVRTQTEAMELQAGFMREQMNAIKTQAEEIQQLSARIATDASQPFQQQVTRTVSRFASSA from the coding sequence ATGAGTGAGCAGTGGACAAACACGCCGGCGCCGGGTGCTCAGGACACCGGCTTTTCGCCGGCACAGGTTGCCGCGCCGACGCCGAACTTCAGCGCCGAAGTGGGCGAGACCCCGGAGGCGATTCGCGCCTATGCGGAGAAGACTCTCGCGCAGCTTCGCGAATCCTACACCCAGGCGCGTCAGGCCATGGAAGACGCGACTGCGGCGATGGAGGCTTCGCTCGATCAGGCGACCAAGGGCTCGACGGAGCTGAACAACAAGGTGATGGAGCTGACGCAGCGGAACCTCAACGCTGGCTTCGAGTTCGCCCGTAAGTTGGCGAGCGTGCGCACGCAGACCGAGGCGATGGAATTGCAGGCCGGCTTCATGCGCGAGCAGATGAACGCGATCAAGACGCAGGCCGAAGAAATCCAGCAGCTGAGCGCGCGAATCGCCACCGATGCCTCGCAGCCGTTCCAGCAGCAGGTCACGCGCACCGTGAGCCGCTTCGCGTCGAGCGCCTGA
- a CDS encoding carbon-nitrogen hydrolase family protein, whose translation MSDQPGSSRAFRCALVQLRASGDPKTSIDHAVPLIREAASQADYILTPENTSLIEMRTAPLFAAIAPEEATPALRIFRELAAELAVWLHIGGMPVLVGDRRAANRSFLITPQGDIAARYDKIHMFDVDLPGGESYRESKNYRPGEEAVLASLPWGMIGLTTCYDLRFPEQYIALAQAGADFITVPSAFTRQTGAAHWHILLRARAIETGCFIFAAAQGGVHDTDRETYGHSLIVDPWGELVAERSGDKPGVIVAEIDPGKVAEARQRIPALQHRRPFSIRKV comes from the coding sequence ATGTCGGATCAGCCCGGTTCCTCGCGCGCCTTCCGATGCGCCCTGGTCCAGCTCCGCGCCAGCGGCGACCCCAAAACCTCGATCGACCATGCCGTGCCTCTGATCCGTGAGGCGGCATCGCAAGCCGACTACATCCTGACGCCCGAAAACACCTCGCTCATAGAGATGCGGACAGCGCCGCTGTTCGCCGCCATCGCGCCGGAAGAGGCCACGCCCGCGCTGCGCATCTTCCGCGAACTGGCGGCGGAACTGGCCGTATGGCTCCACATCGGCGGCATGCCCGTCCTCGTGGGCGACCGGCGGGCTGCCAACCGCTCCTTTCTCATCACGCCGCAGGGCGATATCGCCGCACGCTACGACAAGATTCACATGTTCGACGTCGATCTGCCGGGCGGCGAGAGCTATCGCGAATCGAAGAACTACCGGCCGGGGGAGGAAGCAGTGCTGGCGTCGCTGCCCTGGGGCATGATCGGGCTGACGACCTGCTACGACCTCCGCTTCCCGGAGCAATACATCGCGCTGGCGCAGGCGGGCGCCGATTTCATCACCGTTCCCTCGGCCTTCACCCGACAGACGGGCGCGGCGCACTGGCACATTCTCCTCCGCGCGCGGGCAATTGAAACCGGTTGCTTCATATTTGCGGCGGCGCAGGGCGGCGTACACGATACGGACCGGGAAACCTATGGGCACAGCCTGATCGTCGACCCATGGGGTGAGCTTGTGGCGGAGCGGTCCGGCGACAAGCCGGGCGTGATCGTAGCGGAAATTGATCCGGGGAAGGTTGCCGAGGCGCGGCAGCGCATCCCCGCGCTGCAGCACCGGCGCCCGTTCAGTATCCGAAAGGTCTAA
- the grxC gene encoding glutaredoxin 3, whose amino-acid sequence MPKVEIYTTLFCPFCIRAKRLLRRKGASFEEFDVTMKPNARAAMRERAGGAHTVPQIFIDGEHIGGCDELHALDAAGGLDPLLARA is encoded by the coding sequence ATGCCCAAAGTCGAAATCTACACCACCCTTTTCTGCCCCTTCTGTATCCGCGCCAAGCGGCTGCTGCGCCGCAAGGGGGCCAGCTTTGAAGAATTCGACGTCACGATGAAGCCGAACGCCCGCGCGGCTATGCGCGAACGTGCCGGCGGAGCGCATACGGTCCCGCAGATCTTCATCGACGGAGAGCACATCGGCGGGTGCGACGAGCTTCACGCGCTCGATGCCGCCGGCGGTCTGGATCCGCTGCTCGCGCGCGCCTGA
- a CDS encoding GNAT family N-acyltransferase, which translates to MRLNVRRIASKFRPARSARLPLAQGAAYHPSRSKARSFMMRRTPAKVYGQIGTLEVRLARSRGDVRRAQRLRYRVFYEEMSAIPDATTMLNRRDEDPYDAICDHLLVVDRGAVPKTRQRWPRRARAVGTYRVLRQDIAERHGGFYTQSEYDIAPLIARKRETHKFMELGRSCVLKPYRNRRTVELLWQGIWTYVREHGVDVMLGCASFAGTDPNEHKMALSFLHHFASAPDEWQVRAHDHLYRDMNLLPAEEVDQRAALKALPPLIKGYLRLGAYVGDGAVVDQQFGTTDVLIILPVEAIDSRYFDHFGAPNQSAASVAMRPRSEMI; encoded by the coding sequence CACCCGAGCCGCAGCAAGGCCCGCAGCTTCATGATGCGGCGCACGCCGGCCAAGGTCTATGGACAGATCGGCACGCTTGAAGTGCGCCTCGCGCGCTCGCGCGGCGATGTGCGCCGCGCCCAACGCCTCCGTTATCGCGTCTTTTACGAGGAGATGTCCGCCATCCCCGACGCGACCACGATGCTCAACCGGCGCGATGAGGATCCCTACGACGCGATCTGCGATCACCTTCTCGTCGTTGACCGGGGCGCCGTGCCCAAGACGCGCCAGCGATGGCCGCGCCGGGCGCGTGCGGTGGGCACCTATCGCGTGCTGCGCCAGGATATTGCCGAACGCCACGGCGGCTTCTACACGCAAAGCGAATACGATATTGCGCCGCTGATCGCCCGCAAGCGCGAGACCCACAAATTCATGGAGCTGGGCCGCTCATGCGTTCTGAAGCCCTATCGGAACCGGCGCACGGTCGAACTGCTCTGGCAGGGAATCTGGACCTATGTCCGGGAACACGGCGTTGACGTGATGCTCGGCTGCGCCAGCTTCGCCGGCACCGACCCGAACGAGCACAAGATGGCGCTGTCCTTCCTGCATCACTTTGCCAGCGCGCCGGACGAATGGCAGGTCCGCGCGCATGACCATCTCTACCGCGACATGAACCTTCTGCCCGCCGAGGAGGTGGACCAGCGGGCTGCGCTGAAGGCACTTCCCCCGCTGATCAAGGGCTATTTGCGGCTCGGTGCCTATGTGGGTGATGGCGCGGTCGTCGATCAGCAGTTCGGCACGACCGACGTGCTGATCATCCTGCCGGTGGAGGCCATCGACTCACGCTACTTTGACCACTTCGGCGCGCCGAATCAGTCGGCGGCGAGTGTGGCCATGCGCCCTCGCAGCGAAATGATCTGA